In Scomber japonicus isolate fScoJap1 chromosome 7, fScoJap1.pri, whole genome shotgun sequence, one genomic interval encodes:
- the LOC128361513 gene encoding insulin-like growth factor-binding protein 1: MLAMGGLYLKHVVVAAVCSVLATGTLGSPVVGPGPIRCAPCTPEKLSQCPAVAPGCTEVLREPGCGCCLACALKAGELCGIYTAPCGSGLRCTPRPGDPRPLHSLTRGQAVCSESTEPKPTPEPQTQDQGELEAEMENQAIVSDPGSSLYLPGHSKPYDPRVAADAQESMKAKLIANRKRVVEQGPCHIELQRALDKIAKSQQKLGDKLTRFYLPNCDKHGLYEPKQCESSLDGQRGRCWCVNSWNGKKILGLTDLPADAECP, translated from the exons ATGTTGGCCATGGGTGGATTATATTTGAAACACGTCGTGGTGGCAGCTGTGTGCTCCGTGCTGGCCACAGGGACGCTGGGGTCCCCGGTAGTGGGGCCAGGGCCGATCCGATGCGCCCCGTGTACTCCGGAGAAGCTGAGCCAGTGTCCAGCGGTGGCGCCTGGATGCACCGAGGTTCTGCGGGAGCCCGGTTGTGGATGCTGCCTCGCCTGCGCCCTAAAAGCTGGAGAGCTGTGCGGGATCTACACGGCGCCGTGCGGCTCCGGACTGAGGTGCACCCCGAGACCCGGCGACCCCCGGCCGCTGCACTCCCTCACCAGGGGACAAGCCGTGTGCTCGGAAAGCACAGAGCCCAAGCCGACCCCCGAGCCCCAGACACAAG aTCAGGGAGAGTTAGAAGCTGAGATGGAGAACCAAGCCATCGTCTCGGACCCCGGCTCCAGCCTCTACCTCCCCGGTCACAGTAAGCCCTACGACCCGAGGGTTGCTGCTGACGCTCAGGAGAGCATGAAAGCCAAACTCATCGCCAACCGCAAGAGAGTTGTTGAGCAG GGTCCATGTCACATTGAGCTGCAGAGAGCCTTGGACAAGATTGCCAAATCCCAGCAGAAATTAGGAGACAAGTTAACCAGATTCTACCTCCCCAACTGTGACAAACACGGGCTTTACGAACCCAAACAG tgTGAATCCTCTCTGGACGGGCAGAGGGGTCGATGCTGGTGTGTGAATTCCTGGAACGGCAAGAAGATTTTAGGTTTGACTGACCTGCCTGCAGATGCCGAGTGTCCTTAA